A genomic segment from Nicotiana tabacum cultivar K326 chromosome 9, ASM71507v2, whole genome shotgun sequence encodes:
- the LOC107796244 gene encoding uncharacterized protein LOC107796244 yields MDEQEFRRLLELFPAVRSPDYYLELDTSRQSTSQSKQKEEVKQLLDGHSKGSVESSTRAMDHGEAFWGKLKAAAEKKMGPAEAETFCKAFQQVYRKLVNEELSLEAARSLLNS; encoded by the exons ATGGACGAGCAAGAATTTAGACGCCTTCTTGAGCTCTTCCCAGCCGTTCGCTCTCCCGATTACTAC CTTGAGTTGGATACATCAAGGCAATCAACTTCCCAATCCAAGCAGAAAGAGGAG GTGAAGCAATTGCTAGACGGGCATAGTAAGGGAAGTGTAGAGTCCAGTACTCGAGCAATGGATCATGGTG AAGCATTTTGGGGCAAACTAAAAGCAGCTGCTGAGAAAAAG ATGGGTCCAGCGGAAGCGGAAACTTTTTGCAAGGCATTTCAACAAGTTTACAGGAAACTT GTGAATGAAGAACTGAGTTTGGAAGCTGCTCGGAGCTTGCTGAATTCATGA